The genomic DNA CACGCCTTCGCAGCCCGCCTTCTGCAGCGCCTGCACCTGCGTCGTGAGGTCGGTCGCGCTCATCAGGTAGGTCTGCGCGGACACCGCATCGACGCCCGTGAGTTCCTTGATCTTGCGCTGCGACGCGGCCGCGGCCGATTCGCCGAAGGGCGTCACCTCGCTCAGGATACCGATCTTGCGGATCTTGAGCTGGTTGACCATGTACTGCGCCGCGACCTGCCCTTCCTGCGCCGTGGTGTAGACGCACAGGAAGTGATAGGGATACTTGGTGCCGTTGGCCATGTCCTCGCCGTTCGAGATGCAGGTCTGGATCATCCTGGACTGGGTGCCGGTGGCCAGCGCCGAGAGCGACTGCGCCGAGCCCGTCGGCCCCACGACATAGTCGATGCCCGCCGACTTGAGCTTGCGCATGACGGCCGGCTCCTTCGCCGGCGAGGCCTCGTCGTCTTCCTCGACGATGGTGAGCTTGCGGCCCATGATGCCGCCGGCCGCGTTGATCTCGTCGATGGCGATCAGGCCGCCGGCATAGAGCGGCGCGAACGAGCTGGCGAGCTTGCCGGTGGTCGGGCGAATCCAGCCGATGCGGAATTCATCCGCCTGCGCGAACGCGCGCAAGGGCGCCAGCGATGACGCCGCGATGGCCACCGCGGCACCGCCGGCCGCGCGCAACACGCGACGCCGGCTCTGCAGATGGGTGGGAAGGTTGCTGGGTTGCATGTCTCCGTCCTTTCGATGTTTTGTGGGAATAGCATAAGGTATGTTATGGAACAGCGCAATGCCGGATCGAACATAAGTTGAGTTATGCTTTGATCCGCTTCACTTCTCTCATCAGACCAAAGGGCCTATGCGCGGCGTCGTCCGGAAAGACCAATCCCTCCAGCCGGTTTCGCCGAGGAAGCCCGCGGCCCAGCGCGCCGTGCCGGCCAAGTCCGCCACGGCGCGGCGGTCGGCCGAATCGCCGGAAAGCAATGCGGGCGGCAGACTCAGCCGAGCGCACTGGATCGACGCGGGCGAAGCGGTGCTGTGCGAGTCCGGCATCACCGGCGTCAAGCTCGCGACCCTGACCGAGCGGCTCGGCGTGTCGATCGGCAGCTTCTATCACCACTTCACGAGCTTCGAGCACTATCTGGGCGAGCTGGCCGACAACTACAGCGTCGAGCGCGTGCGCCACGAACTCGAACTGGCCAGCGCGGGCGATCTTTCGCCGCTCGACCGCATCCAGCGCCTGCGCACCGTCAGCAACCAGCTGGGCACCTTCGAACTCGACCGCGCGATGCGCGTGTGGGCGACCATCGACCCGCGCGCCGAGAAGACACTGCGCAAGGCCGAAACCCTCGTGCTCGCCTTTCTTCGCCAGGCCTTCTGCGAGATGGGCTTCGCCGAGGCCGATGCCCTGCTCCGGGCCCGCATCCTCCTGTCGGTGAATGTCGTTGCCGTCGGCAAGGCGGAATCGAAGACCCATGCCACCTACCTGCGCGACGTGCTGCATCTGCTCGCCGAGGAGACGCCGCGGCCATCGACCCCGAAGGCGTCGAAGCCACCGCGCCGATAGGCCGTCACGCTTCATCGCGCGGCGTCCGCGACGGCGGGGCCGTGCACATCGACCCGGTCCGACACCGGCTCGCCTCGCAGGCGCGCGCCCACGTTGGCGATCACCAGGTCGGCGATCCGCTGGTTGTAGCGCGCCGGCGCCGCGCCGCCGATGTGCGGCGACACGATGACGTTCGGCATGCGCCACAGAGGGTGATCCGCCGGCAAGGGCTCCGGATCGGTCACGTCGAGCACCGCGCCGGCGATGGCGCCCAAAGACAAGGCGCGAACGAGTGCCGCCTGATCGACGACCGGTCCGCGCGCGATGTTGACGATCACCGCGCTGCGCGAACACGCCGCCAGCGCGGCCGCGTCGATGAGCTGCCGCGTCGCGTCCGACAAGGGCACCACGACGATCACGACATCCGCCCCGGCAAGTGCCTCGTGCAGCCGCGCGACGGG from Variovorax sp. PBL-E5 includes the following:
- a CDS encoding ABC transporter substrate-binding protein gives rise to the protein MQPSNLPTHLQSRRRVLRAAGGAAVAIAASSLAPLRAFAQADEFRIGWIRPTTGKLASSFAPLYAGGLIAIDEINAAGGIMGRKLTIVEEDDEASPAKEPAVMRKLKSAGIDYVVGPTGSAQSLSALATGTQSRMIQTCISNGEDMANGTKYPYHFLCVYTTAQEGQVAAQYMVNQLKIRKIGILSEVTPFGESAAAASQRKIKELTGVDAVSAQTYLMSATDLTTQVQALQKAGCEGVIVWMSSNVHISMAFSAMAKMSWIPPILGHVNLFNDSLFDLVPEQSLRSVYGVYYRNWTYSDSAPASDRNIALAKKLQAASGVKGIEAYVAGTPHYDFLHLLKQVIEQEKSFDVDVVRKAFNATRGYKGAIGTLSFSETEHGGLSLNDITVSSVASSRDPRSKELGALRLRAPGA
- a CDS encoding TetR/AcrR family transcriptional regulator → MRGVVRKDQSLQPVSPRKPAAQRAVPAKSATARRSAESPESNAGGRLSRAHWIDAGEAVLCESGITGVKLATLTERLGVSIGSFYHHFTSFEHYLGELADNYSVERVRHELELASAGDLSPLDRIQRLRTVSNQLGTFELDRAMRVWATIDPRAEKTLRKAETLVLAFLRQAFCEMGFAEADALLRARILLSVNVVAVGKAESKTHATYLRDVLHLLAEETPRPSTPKASKPPRR